ATGAACACTGTGGAAGAATATAATTGAAGAACATGAGCTCTGCGGTAAGATGGATCTGGGCTTGAGTTTGgggtatgccttttttttttttaataatcacaatagacatttatttaaagtaatatatttgcAGCTCAGATAGTTCTAAATTGTACCCTTCAGGTTTAttcaacttcttaaaaatatttgagagcaGCTGCAACCACAGATTTCAACTCCATCATTATTTCTTTgcccattcttctctctcttttctttcccgaATAACTTCTTTCAGATATGGTTCAAGGTAGAATTTATTCTCCTCATATTTTGTCCACTGCTCTTTAGGCAAGATGGGATGGCTCATGGTCAGGTCCAGTGCTCTCTTAATGCGAAACATCCTGTCGTTATAAAGGTTCTCAGGAAGCCTTCTTATGGCCTCTTTCACATCATCATTCTCATATATTGTATCATCTCTCATTAACCCCAGTTTATTGAACCCTGCAGCATTGTAGTACCATTTTCGAATACCCTCCAGCCACCGGCTTTATGCTGCAACGGCAGGCCTGCTCGCCATTTTGACCCCTGGGGTCTGCCTTTTATAAGTTATGTGATTCTGAgtttattgattcattcattatTGAGCAGATGCTTATGGAAAGGCAATTACGAGCTGGATATCTGGAGATGGTGAGAGAGCATAAATAAGTCAGTTTCTCCTTGAATCTATAGGGGAGTATgacaataaacagataaatgCACAATACTGGTTGGTGGCGGGCCATGAAACAGGCAACAGAGAGCAAAGTGGGCACCCTCAGCTCGACGAGCTCTAGGTGCGCAGAAATACTCggatcttattcatttttttatccctGTGCCTACAATAGGAGTCCAGTGAATAATTGTTGAATAATTAACTTACATTATCAACTAGGACTACTGTTTTAAATATGTTACTAATGAAAGTTATTATTATCTGTCAGTAGATGGCAATGTATGAATTTTCTAGAATAAGTAGGCttaaattaaatataactttTCAGTGGAGTTTGCCTCACTGgaagtgatttttcattttctttattatctgCTTTAAGAGAAAATTAATTGCCTTTCCCAGAAAATTTGTGCCATCAAACCTTGCATTATAAAAACAATGACTCAATGGGAAGTGGGGTTTAGCAGTTACTGTGTTtctgatttataataaaattattttgtgcatatatgtcAATGACATCAGCTTACAAAAATCTCTTTGCCTGTTTTACAAATGCTGCCTAAAATATATGAACTGATGGACCTAAACGGCGAAAACCAAACCTAAATGTGCTGTTGGTTGGTCCCCATCTACGCAGGAGACTTTAGAGACTTTCATTCACTCTAGCCTTTATTTCACTATTTAGCTTGAAGCACACTTCAGGATAGCCTCAACTAAAGGAAAAAGAGGCAATGGTAAATAAAAGGTGTTAACGGAGCCGGTTGTGTTTTCCAGGTTTTGTTGTCTCtacttttttcctattctcttaAGTCATGCTCTGACTCTCAGTTGTAATCTGGTTAAGAACACAACATGAATTGGGTTCCTTAATTCATCAGTCTTGTCTTATCCTATTTGTATGACTCACAGATCCACATCACAGGGAAGATGCTTGCATTACGATTCATGAGAAAGACACAGGACCTTATTTCAATAACCATCTAAACAGGAGAGAGAGCCCATAGCCTTAGTTAGAGACCACAGCTTTCTCCCTGGTTGTGGATGTTAGCACCTGTTTGACAGCCCATAGTAAAACTGCTATTTCTACATGGTGCATATGTGTGTCAGCTGGGAAGAGTCATtccttgcattcttttttatccTCCTATTACTAAGTGAACGCCTAAGCTGGGAAGCAGTCAGTCATGCATAATCAAGCTGAGAAATGTGTGCTGTGCTCTGAAAGTGAGTTCTGTCTAGTAGCAGAAGTCATATGCAGTCTCCTCCAAACATTGGGAGGTCACTAAGTGGCCGGTGCCAGAGTAATTCATCCAAACATGGCCCAGAGGAATGATGAGTTTTTTAAACACCAGGCATACCAATCCATTGGTCTGAGACAAAGGCAATAAGAAAGCAAGTGTCCAACAGTTTCCATTGTTCTACTCCCTAAACTTGTGATTTGTTCTGTCCTTGGACTTGATTTAATTTTAGTGATGTTCTCCAAGGGGCAgccaaatgttattttaaaaatacaaatcagatcatgtcacttgtCTGCTTaacctccacccccccacccccacccccctttccccATGGCTCTCCATTGCTTAGAATGAGACCAAAATCCTTCAAGGTTATGCATGACCTAGCTCCTGCCTGCTGTCCTCCATCAGCTGTGACCCTTGGTGACCAGCTTCCAGATACTCTGGACATTTTCCTTCTGAATCTCCAGTGCTTAGAATAGTCCCAGGACATAGCTGGTACtcagtatatatttgttgaatgattgatcaaatgaatgaatgaatgaatgaatgaatgaatgaatagctcAGAGCAGCTATTATCAAATTTGGCTGCACATTTGAATCATCTAGAGAGCtactaaaaataaagatgtctGAAATGCACTCTTAGAGTTTCTGGTTTCATGTCTGCTATGAAGTAGAGTAttggtatgtttaaaaaaaataaaaaaaataaagagcaccTCACTTGGTTTTATTGTGCAGGTAGAGTTGAGAAGCCATGACCTGGTGGAAAGGGCCATCATTAATAAACTACGAAAATGCCTTGCTCAGACCCCTCAGCTCTCTCCATTGTATGCTGTCACTGCCATACAATCCTATGTATTctcaaaaagtaaattttttcctatttcttgctACAAGGTCCTGTTAGATTTCAAATTACTGGCACACATTGGCCGTTATGACGCAATAAAGCTTGGCtcaattttctttgctctgtgcTAGAATCACTAAGTTAGGTTTCTGGAAATTTCTGACATGGAAAAGGAAGGACCATCTGAAGCTGTTTCACATATTACAGCTTTGCTGATTAAAAATATCTGGGTCTTAGCCAGAGGTGTCATCGTGTTGGCTACACGACTATTGCAAACAAACCCCAGCAGCCAAGCAGATATGAAGTTCAAAGCTTATTTAGACTGGGAAcacatattaaagaaaatgtcatttgtgCTCAGAATAATGGCTTGTAACTCTTCCAGCATTATTTTTCACCTAATCGGATTCGTCTTCTACAGAGCAAATTCCAAGGAGGAAATCTGGAAATTTTGGCCTGGTAGATACAAAGAGACCAGATGGCTGACAGGTACCGAGCTGGTTTTTGTAGTGGGGCACactgaatgaaaaagacaagTCTTTTTAAGATGACAATAAATTTCCCAAATGGTCTGTGTGAAATGTTTAAAGGTTGAAGATAAAGGTTTCGGGTTACGTTGTCCTTAATATGAAAGGGGGATAAATGGAGCCAGGTGGGCTGCGATTTCAGACTTAAGCAGACCTGAATTCTGAAACTGTGAACATTATAGAAGGAAATGGGTGGAGTTTGGAAGCAGTAAATTACTGTAGAGTCTACCCTGGAAGCACAGACACTATCTACTTAAAATGATCCTTTTGAAGGTAAGACAGTGAGGTCTCAATTAGAAAGGACCAACCCTCAAAGGATTCTAATAACTATTGGAACTGCAAATAAATAGTTTCTTTTCTAGATGGCAGAGCATTGAAATCACATgaattttctttccctgttcccCTCTCGCACTCAAATACTAGATCCACCAGAGGTCTACCTCCCGTTAGCCTCTACTCCCAAGTTGAAGGGGTTCTGGAAAGtgaactttttttctcttagtttatTGGAGCACAAAACTTGTCCTAAAACGATGTGGGGCTCTTAATAATCTTTATTCGTATGTTTCACTGACATGATCCTATGTTTGGGTGTTTCCTCAGACTTCCTCAGGGATGCTACATGGTACTCAGCAAGGGAGACCGATTACCTtttcaaaatttggaaaatttgatTTGCAAAACACATCTGGCTTAGCCTATGAATATACCTACTCAAACTTGTCAACTCGCAAGAATTAAAACACTCATTAGGGCTGGTGGATCAGAGATGCCAAGCCAAGTACTTTTGTTTATATCTTGccaaaatggatcagagatgCCAAGCCAAGTACTTTTGTTTATATCTTGCCAAAATGTGGTAGTACCTATGTCTGCCCTCAGGGAAACACACTGCTGAGGTAGTGGGAAGAGAGACAGCTTTCGCATGTTACCTGGTTCttaattcaaaaaatagaagtcaACATCTAGTAACATCCTGAAGGTTCTTTTTAGCACTCTAGGGCGGCTCACAGTGGAATTTAGCatgaagtttttactttttaaaaattattattattctttgggCAGCACTTAAGCCAAGCCCTGAGAGATGATTTTGATCAAGTTTCTGTAAATATCACATAGATAAAATAATTGGTCAATTGAACTGGGCTTGGGCTGAGTTTGGATAATCATTCTGTACTGATGATACTTAACAGATTTACTTGAACTAGATTTATAAGTTCCTTTTCTACGAAGTATTCAAAGTTGGAAAAAATGACTTGACTGCTTTGATCTTAACTATGGTGATGCCAGACTCCTGTTCATCTTGGATCAGGAGGCATCATCCCCAGTGTGACTGAGGCAGAGCACTAATCCCGTGGTTCTGCATTGCTCAATGTTGAGACATTTTACAGAGCATAGTTTCCCAGGTAACTGAAACCTAGCCTCACTATCTTTCCATTTTAGAGAATTTGATGAAAATAGTTCTAAAATATATCATGGTTTTCCCAAGCAAAATGGATATAATAGATCTTTTGTTGATATCTCAAGGTAGCATcaggaacattttctttaaaaatttcatttttatgaactAATGACCTCGAGAAATTTTGATATACATAGAGCTGTTTGCACTGATAGCCTGAGCTCCCCCTGGGTCCCACAAGTTAGGGGATCTTCAATAAGGACATCCTTAGCCATTTGTGTCCAACTCTGCTGAATCAACAGCCCTCACCTGTCAAGTGACAGGGTCTCAGTTCTTTCCCTCAATGGGAGGGTTGTCTTACTCTTCATCACACCCTTCCAAGCTGGGCTTCTGTCATTCCTCTGTTCCAGCTGCTCTCGCTTTCCCTCGGGCTGATTGCTGGGGATCTACTCATTGCCTGCACCTGTTCCACGGGTCTGTTGATTGATTCACCCATCAAAATCatcagtatttattaagcaccaactATTTTCCAGGCACTCTTCTATGATCTTGCGCTACAtcagtaaacaaaatagacaaaacccCTTCTCTCCTGGAATATTCCACTGGAGGGGTCTCAAGCTCTTAACTTTCTCTCTTTGGCTAGCATCCATCTCTTGGTGTTCTTTATAGCAGAGTTGCTAGGACTCCCAAATTTATAACCTTTCAGTGATGGGATGGAAGGACTTAAGTCCAGCCCTTGTGCTCTACCCCAGAACAACTGCTTTTTTTCTACACATCTGGTCCTGTTTCTGAACCTCCTTTTAAGATGATGGCAAATTCTTATTCAAGGGCCCCATGTAATTTGAATACcgtggctctccctctctcattctatctAACATGGTTGGTTGCATATTCCAGTCTTGAATTAGGTAGAGCCTTTGTTCTTCCCATGACATATTTTTGCACAATGAAAGTCTTGGGATTCTGTTAGATATTGGCGGTAATGTCACCTAAATTTGTACAAGGCATGCCTGAGCCTCAACCTGGCATCAATGTTATGCATTCAACAATAAATGTCTCTTCTATCTGTCAATGTCTAGTggtccctttctccttttctaattGATTACAGGTTGGCAACTCATATTAATGTTGCTAGACTGCTACGTAAATTAAAGGTAAATAGTCTTAGGGGAGGcttaaggattttcttttaagaaaactaCATGAGGTTAGAGTCCTTTAGATTGT
The sequence above is drawn from the Zalophus californianus isolate mZalCal1 chromosome 9, mZalCal1.pri.v2, whole genome shotgun sequence genome and encodes:
- the LOC113922904 gene encoding cytochrome b-c1 complex subunit 7-like; its protein translation is MRDDTIYENDDVKEAIRRLPENLYNDRMFRIKRALDLTMSHPILPKEQWTKYEENKFYLEPYLKEVIRERKEREEWAKK